A portion of the Chryseobacterium tructae genome contains these proteins:
- a CDS encoding enoyl-ACP reductase FabI, with product MSYGLLKGKKGIIFGALNEQSIAWKVAERCHEEGAEFILSNAPIALRMGELNGLAEKTGSEVIAADATSIEDLEKLFDAAVAKFGKIDFILHSIGMSINVRKGKHYTEMNYDWLEKGWDISAVSFHKVMRVAWEKDCMNEWGSILALTYIAAQRTFPDYNDMSDNKAYLESIARTFGNYWGERKVRVNTVSQSPTMTTAGSGVKGFGGFLGYAEDMSPLGNATALECADYCVTLFSDLTKKVTMQNLFHDGGFSSSGVTQKVIGKYDAE from the coding sequence ATGTCATACGGTTTACTTAAAGGCAAAAAGGGAATTATATTTGGAGCCCTTAATGAACAATCTATCGCATGGAAAGTTGCTGAGAGATGTCATGAGGAAGGTGCAGAATTCATCTTATCTAATGCTCCTATCGCTTTGAGAATGGGAGAACTTAATGGTTTGGCCGAAAAAACAGGTTCTGAAGTGATTGCTGCAGATGCTACTTCTATCGAAGATCTTGAAAAACTTTTTGATGCTGCGGTTGCAAAATTTGGTAAAATCGACTTTATCCTTCATTCTATCGGAATGTCTATCAATGTAAGAAAAGGAAAACACTATACGGAAATGAACTACGATTGGTTAGAAAAAGGCTGGGATATTTCAGCAGTTTCTTTCCATAAAGTAATGCGTGTGGCTTGGGAGAAAGATTGTATGAATGAATGGGGAAGCATCTTGGCGCTTACTTATATTGCAGCTCAGAGAACATTCCCGGATTACAATGATATGTCTGACAACAAAGCATACCTTGAAAGTATTGCAAGAACTTTCGGAAATTACTGGGGTGAAAGAAAAGTACGTGTAAATACAGTTTCTCAGTCTCCTACCATGACTACTGCAGGTAGTGGTGTGAAAGGTTTCGGAGGATTCCTTGGTTATGCTGAAGATATGTCACCTCTAGGAAATGCTACGGCTCTGGAATGTGCAGACTATTGTGTAACTTTATTCTCTGATCTTACTAAAAAAGTAACAATGCAGAATCTTTTCCATGATGGAGGTTTCAGCAGTTCAGGAGTTACTCAAAAAGTGATTGGTAAATATGATGCTGAATAA